From Debaryomyces hansenii CBS767 chromosome C complete sequence, a single genomic window includes:
- a CDS encoding DEHA2C08800p (similar to uniprot|P37254 Saccharomyces cerevisiae YNR033w ABZ1 para-aminobenzoate synthase) gives MILLIDSYDSFTNNLSQLIIDNTGKEVITIHNDTFKPNEYEFFMEVYIPMFDYIVIGPGPGHPSNIEDVGIVRWILHYFGEREPEKAIPVLGICLGFQCLCFEFGNEVKKLEKVRHGQIYDVHPIAHSSGNDLYPSADGNNDPKAAFPSVRYHSLYVDIDSLSDDIIPLAYCYEQNEEDNGHSMVLMAAKHKSLPFYGVQYHPESICSSKGNELIIDFDRIATNYNAVSRPNVSITREGDKQKGLLNELINKRALHETSLLKGDKLLYTGNEIPSIHFKKIAIPSQDMVTPVDICEYLHEKESNFFLLNSASVPGEWSIIGIPIEGQSEIITHSVDAIQEVTIQKYKSSFNETLHLETSEKVWNLIGDRMKTSYIPRTVINESLKDIPSREAPFFGGFIGLISYEEGQHIGIEKLESLCNSPTPDVKLIFIERFMLYDHINNEWFIGSINSKADDSNWCDQLSEELENVHKVGKLRLDINKVSESVKNLCKDLDKTEIDFDFPSHEIYKKQFELCQEYLHSGNSYELCLTTQSKITLPSYIKPWDIYKVLTLRKNPSPFSCFMQFEDIVLVSSSPERFLSWKDDEQKNKMIELRPIKGTVKRTPEVDLKMASEILKTPKEMGENLMIVDLIRHDLHQFIDNVTVSQLMAVEEYKTVYQLVSVIQGVLKQNEYHGIDILHHSLPPGSMTGAPKKRSVELLQAIETLQPNSNSGGRRGIYSGVSGYWSVTDDSDWSVVIRSVYHYVDDKENQKDKTIWRIGAGGAITVLSDPEGEWEEMKLKLSSALQAFK, from the coding sequence ATGATACTCCTTATTGATTCATATGATTCGTTCACAAATAACCTTTCGCAGTTGATTATTGATAACACCGGTAAGGAAGTAATAACAATTCACAATGACACATTCAAACCaaatgaatatgaattcTTCATGGAAGTATATATACCGATGTTTGATTATATCGTTATAGGGCCAGGTCCAGGACATCcatcaaatattgaagatgttgGTATTGTAAGGTGGATATTACATTATTTCGGCGAAAGAGAACCAGAAAAGGCTATTCCGGTATTGGGAATCTGTTTGGGGTTTCAATGCTTATGCTTCGAATTTGGTAATGAGGTTaaaaaacttgaaaaagttAGGCATGGTCAAATATATGATGTTCATCCTATAGCCCATAGCAGCGGTAATGACTTATATCCAAGTGCAGATGGGAACAATGATCCAAAGGCCGCATTTCCTAGTGTAAGGTATCATTCATTATACgttgatattgattctCTTAGCGATGATATAATACCGTTAGCCTATTGTTATGAACAAAATGAGGAAGATAACGGTCACTCCATGGTATTAATGGCTGCCAAGCACAAAAGTTTGCCTTTTTATGGTGTCCAATATCATCCAGAATCCATTTGTTCTTCAAAAGGTAATGAGTTGATTATCGACTTTGACCGAATTGCAACAAATTATAATGCAGTTCTGAGGCCAAATGTTTCGATTACTAGAGAGGGTGATAAACAAAAGGGTCTtcttaatgaattaataaataagcGTGCATTACATGAGACACTGTTATTAAAAGGTGATAAACTATTATATACTGGAAATGAAATTCCAAGTATTCacttcaagaaaatcgCCATTCCATCGCAAGATATGGTCACCCCTGTTGATATTTGCGAATATTTGCATGAGAAAGAGTCTAATTTTTTCCTTTTAAACTCCGCTTCAGTCCCTGGTGAGTGGTCAATAATTGGGATCCCCATAGAAGGACAGTCAGAAATTATAACGCATTCTGTTGATGCAATTCAAGAAGTAACTatacaaaaatataaatcttCGTTTAATGAGACCTTGCACTTGGAAACGTCAGAAAAGGTGTGGAATCTAATTGGTGATAGAATGAAAACCTCATATATACCTAGAACTGTTATTAATGAGTCTCTCAAGGATATACCCTCTAGAGAAGCTCCGTTCTTTGGAGGATTTATTGGCCTTATATCTTATGAAGAAGGACAGCATATAGGAATCGAAAAGCTAGAACTGCTTTGTAATTCACCAACTCCAGATGTCAAGTTaatctttattgaaagattcaTGTTATATGAtcatattaataatgagtGGTTTATTGGGTCAATCAACCTGAAAGCCGATGATAGTAATTGGTGTGACCAATTATCTGAAGAACTCGAGAATGTGCACAAGGTGGGAAAATTACGATTAGATATCAATAAAGTATCGGAAAGTGTCAAAAACTTATGCAAAGACTTGGACAAAACTGAAATTGACTTTGATTTTCCATCTCACGAAATATACAAAAAGCAATTTGAATTATGTCAAGAATATCTTCACTCAGGAAATTCGTATGAGTTGTGCCTTACTACACAACTGAAAATAACATTGCCGTCCTATATTAAGCCATGGGATATCTATAAGGTGTTGACTTTACGTAAAAACCCGTCTCCTTTCTCGTGTTTCATGCAATTCGAAGATATTGTCCTTGTTTCGTCTTCTCCAGAGAGATTTTTGTCATGGAAAGACGATGAACAAAAGAATAAGATGATTGAACTAAGACCCATTAAGGGAACCGTCAAGAGAACCCCTGAGGTGGATTTGAAAATGGCCAGCGAAATCTTGAAGACCCCAAAAGAGATGGGCGAAAACCTAATGATTGTGGATTTGATCAGACATGATTTGCATCAATTCATTGACAACGTAACTGTCTCCCAGTTAATGGCAGTCGAAGAATACAAGACTGTTTACCAATTGGTAAGTGTTATTCAAGGTGTGTTGAAACAAAATGAATACCATGGTATAGATATTTTGCACCATTCATTACCACCCGGCTCCATGACTGGCGCACCAAAAAAGAGATCCGTCGAATTATTGCAAGCCATCGAAACTTTACAACCGAACAGTAATTCCGGTGGTAGAAGAGGTATTTACAGTGGAGTGTCTGGTTATTGGTCTGTAACTGATGATTCCGATTGGTCTGTGGTTATTCGCTCTGTCTATCATTATGTAGATGACAAAGAGAACCAAAAAGACAAAACTATCTGGAGAATTGGAGCCGGTGGAGCGATCACTGTTTTGAGCGATCCAGAAGGAGAATGGGAAGAGATGAAGTTGAAGCTATCCAGTGCTTTGCAAGCCTTCAAATAA
- a CDS encoding DEHA2C08822p (similar to uniprot|P25644 Saccharomyces cerevisiae YCR077c PAT1 Topoisomerase II-associated deadenylation-dependent mRNA-decapping factor) produces MSFFGFDPSVPPHAQSRDNVTESYDFQDTYDGLGDELEEGDDAFNNETFGGEEVRKDFNFAGAGNNNPAAVPQPQRPGISYADAVSHSNDDEFMQDLWGTSNAPQGQQNAQQPSEGQLQGAPEKKILSLEEIEAQLTSIDQSQQLPPQPQFVVPGMMPPNQFGGYMLPPGGFMPPPGQYGQFQGAPLGSQQLPPQPIQPSGQQIPPHPQAQPLQPQPQPPQQAVPKQGLQSQQVPPPPIEQRRVSKVDLSHFPVLGSKGGETYPAQGQQQPHQPHQQPQQQQQQQFANIQQRQQQHHHQQQQHHHHQQQQQQQQQQQFSQSPIQQQAQQQAQQSDLTPEQQAKLAKRHDKVARIMKYSGIMNPKDKDFVTRFQLSQIVTEDPYNEDFYAQVFKVVHPKVNSNPMQQNTQQHNSIAQAYLEQSGHRLGGRYKRADVALQRMQQQVQKAVTVAKERPKLTQYAREGALGKISFGNGKKPRQQLEIFSKAAQREIEKKEAEGKKEGSESTIADSDVTSADKVTPASKKARSPSISAPSKPIKKYSKKDIMSILENIISKLMNVESESRLTSDVDTTDLWESLHILDQPSSSGDDELEVNPFIQCLNHNKTLKILPRLFKFLSREQILTIVTLIMSNLENLSVIKLGSYTTYPDKKVSDSILKLVEAYSLTFSKVLMNAAQDFKFNEIIGLLVILIEHNNVSFVSTTKIGLSILTTLLSRAELIRGEGVISATDLSEWSSCYDELFTSLESRIAAIFPPHPEDVDDGSSRENYVWQFLATLSLGGKLSHQRIIVDEVRDEIFGVMNRAKAIDNSDLANLYKKQNLLNNLNMYLVVMGLVADENEIKELQS; encoded by the coding sequence ATGTCATTCTTTGGATTTGATCCTAGTGTGCCTCCACATGCTCAGTCGAGGGATAATGTGACAGAAAGTTATGATTTCCAGGATACATATGATGGATTAGGAGATGAGTTAGAAGAAGGCGACGACGCTTTCAATAACGAAACATTCGGTGGTGAAGAAGTAAGaaaagatttcaattttgcCGGAGCAGGGAATAATAATCCAGCTGCGGTTCCGCAGCCTCAAAGACCAGGGATTAGTTATGCTGATGCAGTTTCCCATTCCAATGATGATGAGTTCATGCAAGATTTATGGGGCACATCCAATGCTCCACAGGGTCAACAAAACGCTCAACAGCCATCTGAAGGACAATTACAAGGAGCTCCAGAAAAGaagattttatctttagaagaaattgaagctCAATTGACCTCTATTGATCAATCTCAGCAACTCCCACCACAACCTCAATTTGTGGTACCAGGGATGATGCCTCCAAATCAATTTGGTGGTTACATGTTGCCTCCCGGAGGATTTATGCCACCACCAGGTCAATACGGACAATTTCAAGGTGCACCTTTAGGTTCTCAACAATTACCTCCGCAGCCAATTCAACCTTCTGGTCAACAAATCCCACCTCATCCTCAGGCACAACCTCTCCAACCTCAACCTCAACCACCTCAGCAGGCTGTTCCAAAGCAAGGATTACAATCCCAACAGGTTCCTCCCCCACCAATTGAGCAACGTAGAGTTTCGAAGGTCGATCTCTCGCATTTCCCAGTTTTGGGTTCAAAAGGGGGTGAAACCTATCCAGCTCAAGGGCAACAGCAACCACACCAACCACACCAACAGcctcaacaacaacaacaacaacaatttgCTAATATTCAGCAGCGccaacaacaacatcatcaccaacaacaacaacaccaccaccaccaacaacaacaacaacaacagcaacaacaacagtTCTCCCAATCCCCAATTCAACAACAGGCTCAACAACAAGCTCAGCAATCTGACTTGACCCCAGAACAACAAGCCAAATTAGCTAAAAGACATGATAAAGTCGCTCGTATTATGAAGTACTCAGGTATTATGAACCCTAAGGATAAAGACTTTGTAACTCGTTTCCAGTTATCTCAAATTGTTACTGAAGATCCttataatgaagatttttATGCCCAGGTTTTCAAAGTTGTCCATCCAAAGGTCAATAGCAATCCTATGCAACAAAACACTCAACAACATAATTCAATCGCCCAAGCTTATTTGGAACAAAGTGGCCACAGATTGGGAGGCCGTTATAAGAGAGCTGATGTAGCATTGCAAAGAATGCAACAACAAGTTCAGAAAGCTGTCACTGTTGCCAAGGAAAGACCTAAGCTTACTCAATATGCAAGAGAAGGTGCTTTAGGTAAGATATCTTTTGGTAATGGTAAGAAGCCAAGACAACAGTTAGAAATTTTCAGCAAGGCTGCCCaaagagaaattgaaaagaaggaGGCAGAAGGAAAGAAGGAAGGATCTGAATCTACTATAGCTGACTCAGATGTAACATCTGCTGATAAGGTTACTCCAGCTTCTAAGAAAGCAAGATCTCCATCCATTTCAGCACCATCTAAACctatcaagaaatattctaaGAAGGATATTATGAgtatattagaaaatattatttcgAAGCTTATGAATGTTGAAAGTGAATCAAGATTGACTAGTGATGTTGACACAACTGACTTATGGGAATCATTACATATATTAGATCAACCTTCTTCATCtggtgatgatgaattagaagTCAATCCTTTTATACAATGTTTGAATCATAATAAAACTTTAAAAATCTTGCCAAGATTATTTAAGTTCTTATCTAGAGAGCAGATCTTGACCATAGTTACATTGATAATGTCGAATTTGGAAAACTTGTCTGTTATCAAGCTTGGTTCCTATACAACCTATCCTGATAAGAAAGTCTCagattcaattttaaaattagtGGAAGCATATTCATTAACGTTTTCTAAGGTTTTGATGAATGCAGCACAggatttcaaattcaatgaaattattggtttGTTAGTCATCTTGATTGAACATAATAATGTTTCATTTGTGTCCACTACTAAGATCGGGTTATCAATTTTAACAACCTTATTGTCTCGTGCAGAATTGATAAGAGGTGAAGGCGTCATATCAGCAACTGATTTGTCGGAATGGTCATCTTGTTACGATGAGTTATTCACTTCGTTAGAATCTCGTATAGCTGCAATTTTCCCACCACACCCAGAAGATGTCGACGATGGTTCATCAAGAGAGAATTATGTCTGGCAATTCTTAGCTACCTTATCGTTAGGTGGAAAGTTGAGTCACCAAAGAataattgttgatgaagTTAGAGACGAGATTTTCGGTGTCATGAATAGAGCAAAAGCTATTGATAATTCTGACTTAGCAAACTTATATAAGAAGCAAAActtattgaacaatttgaatatgtATTTGGTTGTTATGGGATTGGTTGcagatgaaaatgaaatcaaagaattgCAAAGCtga
- a CDS encoding DEHA2C08844p (no similarity) — protein MALSHILSRRGGPSNSIKEETNKPLKKSPSYFGRLASFSLSRKKSNMSIRKQPITIRRIYTEDEMENFELKNSGKAVGGDEYGIDEILSPYSDDVSEICTYIERTSEMSSEQREKKLRYEESIECSTVELENITEHALDTKQRSKDSTKENETPSAGSSIFEKANSLMFEDDAISHSTSKHSFISSKQNDTENYNALDFVKNDQYIDTGSINDANIEVFKTPANKLNVKLVSRSPIFRGSSSSTYKPASPIRPILDLKVVPNNPPDDLNFDKINLAPSNDKDTRIHHESMYLAKGNFEVDSHDIYKNEMAMLVQEHKLIISKHEREINYLKDLLQQERNINKLLTGKQMKPNSKIASSQIKKMRHKFIPIDISVGSEPGIPYNNSESNKPRDCPIITKEEHSSPFLSTMGYKTPTNNFVRDRTFPIAPTINHSTPEGIFCTGLDREALKNTKKKQRKDAYYALTHNTLNDDKAEIDFAHLKKVFGSSKSAMKAHNSITSFDSHLTTPDFSNSSSMIHA, from the coding sequence ATGGCTCTCAGTCACATACTATCGCGGCGAGGTGGTCCTAGTAACTCCATAAAAGAGGAAACAAACAAGCCCTTAAAAAAATCCCCCAGCTATTTTGGAAGGTTGGCTTCATTCAGTCTTCTGCgtaagaaatcaaatatgtCAATAAGAAAGCAGCCTATAACGAtaagaagaatatatactgaagatgaaatggaaaattttgaacTCAAAAACAGCGGTAAAGCAGTTGGTGGTGATGAATATggtattgatgaaatacTCTCACCATATAGTGATGATGTTAGCGAGATTTGCACTTATATAGAGAGAACATCAGAGATGTCAAGTGAAcaaagagaaaaaaaattacgCTACGAAGAAAGCATTGAATGTTCAACTGTCGAATTGGAAAACATCACTGAACATGCTTTAGATACAAAGCAGAGATCGAAGGATAGTACCAAGGAAAATGAAACACCTAGTGCTGGCTCAAGTATTTTTGAGAAAGCTAATTCCCTAATGTTTGAAGACGACGCCATATCCCATAGTACTTCAAAGCATTCATTTATACTGTCAAAACAAAATGACACAGAAAACTACAATGCCTTGGATTTCGTGAAGAATGACCAGTATATTGATACTGGATCAATAAATGATGCTAACATTGAAGTGTTTAAAACTCCAGCAAATAAGTTGAATGTAAAACTCGTCTCCAGGTCTCCTATTTTCCGTGGgtcatcttcttcaacataTAAACCGGCATCTCCGATAAGACCTATTCTTGACTTGAAAGTTGTTCCAAATAATCCTCcagatgatttaaatttcGATAAAATTAATCTAGCACCTAGTAATGACAAGGATACTCGTATACATCATGAAAGCATGTACCTTGCGAAAGGCAACTTTGAAGTTGATAGTcatgatatatataaaaatgaaatggCAATGTTGGTTCAGGAACACAAGCTAATTATCAGCAAACATGAAAGAGAAATCAACTATCTAAAGGATTTGTTACAACAAGAAAGGAACATAAACAAGTTACTAACTGGTAAACAAATGAAACCCAATCTGAAGATTGCATCTTCacaaataaagaaaatgagGCATAAATTTATTCCAATTGATATATCAGTTGGATCTGAACCAGGCATTCCTTATAATAATAGCGAATCAAATAAACCTCGGGATTGTCCAATTATAACTAAAGAAGAACATTCATCTCCATTTTTATCTACAATGGGTTATAAGACACCAACGAATAACTTTGTAAGAGATAGAACTTTTCCAATAGCTCCCACAATAAATCATTCTACTCCGGAAGGCATCTTTTGTACCGGTTTGGATAGGGaagctttgaaaaatacaaagaagaagcaaagAAAGGATGCGTATTATGCTTTGACCCATAATACTTTGAATGACGATAAAGCAGAAATAGACTTCGCTCACTTGAAGAAAGTTTTTGGATCTAGTAAATCAGCAATGAAAGCACACAATTCTATTACGTCTTTCGATTCTCATTTAACCACTccagatttttcaaattcttctctGATGATACATGCCTGA
- a CDS encoding DEHA2C08866p (similar to uniprot|Q9Y7C3 Candida albicans SUR1 Suppressor of ROK1): MESFGMPNSTGDINEKLLTNSIRSETDMRASNGKQAVPSNSEAHGGSYSNSIPSNFYEKLFEEGKVWTHGYLHGHIHRHKDHTHIHGHIHNHDHDNHNQSVQEIETVDDGSKHLEDGLETCNEFDDFSLCKDIFCDELDDCFYLQCDGTKEEEKIACTNDCVTETLEHSGNQDDAFDNKDGCHRDEVKCCEDPSCLEDSSDSKAYSICNNPACIEPDLPNNSSFDCCNTSESELYNHENNLCGLQMSKKPIFENLISKAHDSLEINADTAEPSLKRQKLPQDKKSGNKYFQVHFPHVCHPTPEIHDEFTAANDQSGLATDHHHIHQSCFHASIPNLDNTEENISNKTPDEKPTSDFDFFIQFNNFKHLLDLSKDNGQEANNKLSMLGDAEAGETDQPTVADSTFPTYSCQWDNCFKTISDGTIMRHVIDQHIGQEYNMNESISKSSDFKPYQCEWNECNYMNTDLNSLIDHLNCHKRNENLFDDNINMLTPSTTDKSNISSPNNPILSQSNPSPVNDINITSIKFSPQKKNRSCCSETIDPYFTCKWQVGVDSITGEPIPCNRTHISTGDLHTHLVDDHIGSGKSNYACNWVGCDRHNGKGFRQRQKLLRHIHIHTNFKPCKCDICGSTFAVDSMLKQHLRIHSGEKPFTCSICGKNFATGSSLSIHNRIHTGEKPLMCKWPGCGKRFSESSNLTKHMKIHLKAFNCEICGEQFDKKTNYTRHMKLHKKADSIANVPSIKSEVHV, translated from the coding sequence ATGGAGAGTTTCGGAATGCCCAACTCAACGGGTGATATTAACGAAAAGTTGCTCACAAATAGCATACGTTCAGAGACAGATATGAGAGCATCAAACGGAAAACAAGCCGTACCATCCAACTCCGAAGCTCATGGTGGTAGCTATTCAAATTCGATTCCATCTAATttttatgaaaaattgttcGAGGAGGGTAAAGTATGGACGCATGGGTATCTTCACGGACACATTCATAGACATAAGGATCACACGCATATCCATGGACATATTCACAACCATGATCACGATAATCATAATCAGAGTGTCCAGGAAATAGAAACTGTAGATGATGGGTCGAAACACTTAGAGGATGGTTTAGAAACATGTAATGAGTTCGACGATTTCTCGCTATGTAAAGATATATTCTGtgatgaattagatgaCTGCTTTTATTTACAATGTGATGGGACCAAGGAGGAAGAGAAAATTGCATGTACGAACGATTGCGTAACAGAAACCCTTGAACATAGTGGTAATCAAGATGATGCCTTTGACAACAAGGATGGCTGTCATAGAGATGAGGTGAAGTGTTGTGAGGATCCTAGTTGTTTGGAGGATTCATCAGACTCGAAGGCCTACAGTATTTGTAATAATCCTGCTTGCATAGAACCCGACTTACCCAATAACTCGTCTTTTGATTGTTGTAACACATCAGAAAGTGAATTATATAACCATGAGAATAATTTATGTGGTTTACAGATGTCCAAGAAGccaatatttgaaaatttgatcAGTAAGGCTCACGATAGTTTAGAGATAAATGCTGATACCGCAGAACCCAGTTTGAAAAGACAAAAATTACCGCAGGACAAGAAATCTGGTAATAAGTACTTTCAAGTACACTTTCCTCATGTATGTCATCCTACACCGGAAATTCATGATGAATTCACCGCTGCTAATGATCAGAGCGGTTTAGCAACTGATCACCATCACATACATCAGTCATGCTTTCATGCATCAATACCGAACCTTGATAATACCGAGGAGAACATATCAAATAAGACACCTGATGAGAAGCCAACATCGGACtttgattttttcatcCAGTTTAACAATTTTAAACATTTGCTTGACTTATCCAAAGATAATGGACAAGAGgccaataataaattgtcCATGTTGGGGGATGCGGAAGCAGGTGAGACTGACCAACCGACAGTTGCAGACTCTACATTTCCAACGTATTCATGCCAATGGGATAATTGCTTCAAGACGATCAGCGATGGAACAATTATGAGACATGTGATTGACCAGCATATTGGTCAGGAGTATAATATGAATGAAAgtatatcaaaatcatcagaCTTTAAACCATATCAATGTGAATGGAATGAATGTAATTATATGAATACggatttgaattcattaatagACCACTTGAATTGTCACAAAAGAAACGAAAATTTgtttgatgataatattaatatgcTAACTCCTAGTACTACGGACAAATCAAACATATCGTCAccaaataatccaatttTATCGCAGTCAAATCCAAGTCCTGTaaatgatatcaatataaCTTCGATTAAGTTTTCTCCTCAGAAAAAGAATAGATCTTGCTGCAGCGAGACAATAGACCCATATTTTACTTGCAAATGGCAAGTTGGAGTCGATAGCATTACGGGAGAACCAATCCCATGCAATAGAACGCATATTTCTACCGGTGACTTGCATACTCATTTGGTCGACGACCATATTGGGCTGGGTAAATCGAACTATGCTTGTAATTGGGTAGGCTGTGACCGTCACAATGGTAAAGGATTCCGTCAACGACAAAAGCTTCTAAGACATATCCATATTCATACGAATTTCAAACCATGCAAGTGCGACATTTGTGGATCTACCTTTGCAGTTGACTCAATGTTGAAGCAACATTTGAGAATTCATTCTGGCGAGAAACCATTCACATGCTCTATTTGCGGCAAAAACTTCGCGACTGGTTCAAGTTTATCGATCCATAATAGAATACATACGGGTGAAAAGCCACTAATGTGCAAATGGCCGGGGTGTGGCAAGAGATTTAGCGAGAGCTCGAATTTGACAAAGCATATGAAAATACATTTGAAAGCTTTCAACTGTGAAATTTGTGGTGAGCAATTTGATAAGAAGACTAATTATACAAGGCACATGAAACTACATAAAAAAGCTGACTCTATAGCTAATGTACCCTCTATCAAGAGTGAGGTCCATGTTTAA
- a CDS encoding mitochondrial 54S ribosomal protein IMG2 (weakly similar to uniprot|P25642 Saccharomyces cerevisiae YCR071C IMG2 Mitochondrial ribosomal protein of the small subunit), with product MKPSRISLKSVRPPLPKATVKPYQFPPLASIKAVDLPNNGFGINNYSICKTKYGHWPVYKKVQNTKVTTEIKRIRGDIEQFKNDLLQAHPELKPENVMVNKVAGYVNVKGDVVEDIKQIFTENIKTV from the coding sequence ATGAAAccttcaagaatttcattaaagTCTGTTAGACCACCATTACCAAAGGCTACTGTCAAGCCATATCAGTTCCCTCCTTTAGCATCTATTAAAGCCGTAGACTTGCCAAATAATGGCTTTGGAATCAATAATTATTCTATTTGCAAAACCAAATATGGACATTGGCCAGTATATAAAAAGGTTCAAAATACTAAGGTGACCACAGAAATCAAGAGAATAAGGGGCgatattgaacaatttaagaatgatttattaCAAGCACATCCAGAATTAAAACCCGAAAATGTCATGGTGAACAAAGTGGCCGGTTATGTTAATGTGAAGGGTGACGTGgttgaagatattaaacaaattttcactgaaaatataaaaaccgtataa